The Primulina eburnea isolate SZY01 chromosome 6, ASM2296580v1, whole genome shotgun sequence genome contains a region encoding:
- the LOC140835101 gene encoding probable sugar phosphate/phosphate translocator At3g17430 produces MTFEMFGNTAYLFISVAFIQMLKALMPVATFLMAVVCGTDKLKCDIFLNMILVSFGVVISSYGEIHFNIVGTVYQVTGIFAEALRLVLTQVLLQKKGLTLNPIRSLYYIAPCSFVFLFVPWCLLEKPEMEVSQIQFNLWIFFSNALCALALNFSIFLVIGRTGAVTIRVAGVPKDWILIALSTIIFPESTITKLNIIGYAVALCGVVMYNYLKAKDVRSSQTSAEIITERAAKDLKTEKRSSDLYFPIEDSNHSLAGKNGRSGSQLDVMVDEEAPLIPSSKGLSSRTKPT; encoded by the exons ATGACTTTTGAAAT GTTTGGAAATACTGCTTATTTGTTCATCTCCGTGGCTTTCATCCAAATGCTCAAAGCTTTGA TGCCGGTTGCCACTTTTCTCATGGCTGTTGTATGTGGTACTGACAAATTAAAATGCGACATTTTTTTAAACATGATCCTGGTCAGTTTTGGTGTTGTCATATCTTCATATGGGGAAATTCATTTCAACATAGTGGGAACAGTTTATCAAGTTACTGGAATATTTGCTGAGGCTCTTAGGTTGGTCCTCACTCAAGTTCTACTTCAGAAGAAGGGCTTAACACTCAATCCTATCAGAAGCTTGTATTATATTGCCCCTTGCAG TTTTGTGTTTCTCTTCGTTCCTTGGTGTCTTTTGGAGAAGCCGGAAATGGAAGTCTCCCAGATACAGTTCAATCTGTGGATATTCTTCTCAAATGCACTTTGTGCATTGGCTTTGAATTTCTCAATTTTTTTGGTAATTGGTAGAACTGGTGCAGTGACAATTCGAGTCGCCGGTGTTCCTAAAGATTGGATACTTATTGCCCTTTCAACTATCATTTTTCCTGAGTCAACCATCACCAAACTCAATATTATTGGCTATGCAGTTG CCTTATGTGGTGTAGTCATGTACAATTACTTGAAGGCCAAGGATGTTCGTTCATCTCAAACTTCTGCGGAGATTATCACTGAAAGAGCAGCTAAG GACCTAAAGACAGAAAAGAGGTCGTCTGATCTGTATTTTCCAATTGAAGACTCAAATCATAGCCTTGCCGGAAAGAATGGAAGAAGTGGATCTCAACTAGATGTAATGGTAGACGAAGAAGCCCCATTGATTCCTTCTTCAAAAGGTCTTTCTTCAAGAACAAAGCCTACGTAG
- the LOC140835102 gene encoding uncharacterized protein isoform X1, translating to MSLKAIFFLGFFLVTYLHFPSQVAAARELAETSNTLDTSNNKDELTNGVGEAKYPSGDPYGGYPGGGYTPPVGDPYGGYPGGGYTPPVEGYTPPGGGGNPGVGYGGYPIGGYGGYPRGGGYGGSPGRGGYGGYPGRGGYGGYPGGGYGGRRRCGPYGC from the exons ATGAGTTTAAAGGCAATTTTCTTCCTTGGCTTCTTCTTGGTTACATATCTTCATTTTCCCTCTCAAGTAGCGGCTGCTAGAGAATTGGCTGAGACTTCAAACACACTGGACACAT CAAATAATAAAGATGAGTTGACAAACGGGGTTGGTGAAGCAAAATATCCCAGTGGTGATCCATATGGAGGGTATCCCGGTGGTGGGTATACCCCTCCCGT TGGTGATCCATATGGAGGGTATCCCGGTGGTGGGTATACCCCTCCCGTGGAGGGGTATACCCCTCCCGGTGGTGGTGGCAATCCAGGAGTGGGATACGGTGGATATCCCATAGGTGGTTATGGTGGATATCCTAGAGGTGGTGGATACGGAGGCTCTCCTGGTAGAGGTGGTTACGGAGGCTATCCTGGTAGAG GTGGTTACGGAGGCTATCCTGGTGGAGGTTATGGTGGTAGACGCCGTTGTGGACCTTATGGCTGTTGA
- the LOC140835102 gene encoding uncharacterized protein isoform X2, with protein MSLKAIFFLGFFLVTYLHFPSQVAAARELAETSNTLDTSNNKDELTNGVGEAKYPSGDPYGGYPGGGYTPPVGDPYGGYPGGGYTPPVEGYTPPGGGGNPGVGYGGYPIGGYGGYPRGGGGYGGYPGRGGYGGYPGGGYGGRRRCGPYGC; from the exons ATGAGTTTAAAGGCAATTTTCTTCCTTGGCTTCTTCTTGGTTACATATCTTCATTTTCCCTCTCAAGTAGCGGCTGCTAGAGAATTGGCTGAGACTTCAAACACACTGGACACAT CAAATAATAAAGATGAGTTGACAAACGGGGTTGGTGAAGCAAAATATCCCAGTGGTGATCCATATGGAGGGTATCCCGGTGGTGGGTATACCCCTCCCGT TGGTGATCCATATGGAGGGTATCCCGGTGGTGGGTATACCCCTCCCGTGGAGGGGTATACCCCTCCCGGTGGTGGTGGCAATCCAGGAGTGGGATACGGTGGATATCCCATAGGTGGTTATGGTGGATATCCTAGAGGTG GTGGTGGATACGGAGGCTATCCTGGTAGAGGTGGTTACGGAGGCTATCCTGGTGGAGGTTATGGTGGTAGACGCCGTTGTGGACCTTATGGCTGTTGA
- the LOC140835102 gene encoding uncharacterized protein isoform X3 has protein sequence MSLKAIFFLGFFLVTYLHFPSQVAAARELAETSNTLDTSNNKDELTNGVGEAKYPSGDPYGGYPGGGYTPPVGDPYGGYPGGGYTPPVEGYTPPGGGGNPGVGYGGYPIGGYGGYPRGGGYGGSPGRGGGYGGYPGGGYGGRRRCGPYGC, from the exons ATGAGTTTAAAGGCAATTTTCTTCCTTGGCTTCTTCTTGGTTACATATCTTCATTTTCCCTCTCAAGTAGCGGCTGCTAGAGAATTGGCTGAGACTTCAAACACACTGGACACAT CAAATAATAAAGATGAGTTGACAAACGGGGTTGGTGAAGCAAAATATCCCAGTGGTGATCCATATGGAGGGTATCCCGGTGGTGGGTATACCCCTCCCGT TGGTGATCCATATGGAGGGTATCCCGGTGGTGGGTATACCCCTCCCGTGGAGGGGTATACCCCTCCCGGTGGTGGTGGCAATCCAGGAGTGGGATACGGTGGATATCCCATAGGTGGTTATGGTGGATATCCTAGAGGTGGTGGATACGGAGGCTCTCCTGGTAGAGGTG GTGGTTACGGAGGCTATCCTGGTGGAGGTTATGGTGGTAGACGCCGTTGTGGACCTTATGGCTGTTGA
- the LOC140835102 gene encoding uncharacterized protein isoform X5, producing the protein MSLKAIFFLGFFLVTYLHFPSQVAAARELAETSNTLDTSNNKDELTNGVGEAKYPSGDPYGGYPGGGYTPPGYTPPGGGGNPGVGYGGYPIGGYGGYPRGGGYGGSPGRGGYGGYPGRGGYGGYPGGGYGGRRRCGPYGC; encoded by the exons ATGAGTTTAAAGGCAATTTTCTTCCTTGGCTTCTTCTTGGTTACATATCTTCATTTTCCCTCTCAAGTAGCGGCTGCTAGAGAATTGGCTGAGACTTCAAACACACTGGACACAT CAAATAATAAAGATGAGTTGACAAACGGGGTTGGTGAAGCAAAATATCCCAGTGGTGATCCATATGGAGGGTATCCCGGTGGTGGGTATACCCCTCCC GGGTATACCCCTCCCGGTGGTGGTGGCAATCCAGGAGTGGGATACGGTGGATATCCCATAGGTGGTTATGGTGGATATCCTAGAGGTGGTGGATACGGAGGCTCTCCTGGTAGAGGTGGTTACGGAGGCTATCCTGGTAGAG GTGGTTACGGAGGCTATCCTGGTGGAGGTTATGGTGGTAGACGCCGTTGTGGACCTTATGGCTGTTGA
- the LOC140835102 gene encoding uncharacterized protein isoform X8 — MSLKAIFFLGFFLVTYLHFPSQVAAARELAETSNTLDTSNNKDELTNGVGEAKYPSGDPYGGYPGGGYTPPVGDPYGGYPGGGYTPPVEGYTPPGGGGNPGVGYGGYPIGGYGGYPGGGYGGRRRCGPYGC; from the exons ATGAGTTTAAAGGCAATTTTCTTCCTTGGCTTCTTCTTGGTTACATATCTTCATTTTCCCTCTCAAGTAGCGGCTGCTAGAGAATTGGCTGAGACTTCAAACACACTGGACACAT CAAATAATAAAGATGAGTTGACAAACGGGGTTGGTGAAGCAAAATATCCCAGTGGTGATCCATATGGAGGGTATCCCGGTGGTGGGTATACCCCTCCCGT TGGTGATCCATATGGAGGGTATCCCGGTGGTGGGTATACCCCTCCCGTGGAGGGGTATACCCCTCCCGGTGGTGGTGGCAATCCAGGAGTGGGATACGGTGGATATCCCATAG GTGGTTACGGAGGCTATCCTGGTGGAGGTTATGGTGGTAGACGCCGTTGTGGACCTTATGGCTGTTGA
- the LOC140835102 gene encoding uncharacterized protein isoform X4, whose amino-acid sequence MSLKAIFFLGFFLVTYLHFPSQVAAARELAETSNTLDTSNNKDELTNGVGEAKYPSGDPYGGYPGGGYGGYPGGGYTPPVEGYTPPGGGGNPGVGYGGYPIGGYGGYPRGGGYGGSPGRGGYGGYPGRGGYGGYPGGGYGGRRRCGPYGC is encoded by the exons ATGAGTTTAAAGGCAATTTTCTTCCTTGGCTTCTTCTTGGTTACATATCTTCATTTTCCCTCTCAAGTAGCGGCTGCTAGAGAATTGGCTGAGACTTCAAACACACTGGACACAT CAAATAATAAAGATGAGTTGACAAACGGGGTTGGTGAAGCAAAATATCCCAGTGGTGATCCATATGGAGGGTATCCCGGTGGTGG ATATGGAGGGTATCCCGGTGGTGGGTATACCCCTCCCGTGGAGGGGTATACCCCTCCCGGTGGTGGTGGCAATCCAGGAGTGGGATACGGTGGATATCCCATAGGTGGTTATGGTGGATATCCTAGAGGTGGTGGATACGGAGGCTCTCCTGGTAGAGGTGGTTACGGAGGCTATCCTGGTAGAG GTGGTTACGGAGGCTATCCTGGTGGAGGTTATGGTGGTAGACGCCGTTGTGGACCTTATGGCTGTTGA
- the LOC140835102 gene encoding uncharacterized protein isoform X6: MSLKAIFFLGFFLVTYLHFPSQVAAARELAETSNTLDTSNNKDELTNGVGEAKYPSGDPYGGYPGGGYTPPVGDPYGGYPGGGYTPPVEGYTPPGGGGNPGVGYGGYPIGGYGGYPRGGGYGGYPGGGYGGRRRCGPYGC; this comes from the exons ATGAGTTTAAAGGCAATTTTCTTCCTTGGCTTCTTCTTGGTTACATATCTTCATTTTCCCTCTCAAGTAGCGGCTGCTAGAGAATTGGCTGAGACTTCAAACACACTGGACACAT CAAATAATAAAGATGAGTTGACAAACGGGGTTGGTGAAGCAAAATATCCCAGTGGTGATCCATATGGAGGGTATCCCGGTGGTGGGTATACCCCTCCCGT TGGTGATCCATATGGAGGGTATCCCGGTGGTGGGTATACCCCTCCCGTGGAGGGGTATACCCCTCCCGGTGGTGGTGGCAATCCAGGAGTGGGATACGGTGGATATCCCATAGGTGGTTATGGTGGATATCCTAGAGGTG GTGGTTACGGAGGCTATCCTGGTGGAGGTTATGGTGGTAGACGCCGTTGTGGACCTTATGGCTGTTGA
- the LOC140835102 gene encoding uncharacterized protein isoform X7, with amino-acid sequence MSLKAIFFLGFFLVTYLHFPSQVAAARELAETSNTLDTSNNKDELTNGVGEAKYPSGDPYGGYPGGGYTPPVGDPYGGYPGGGYTPPVEGYTPPGGGGNPGVGYGGYPIGGYGGYPRGGYGGYPGGGYGGRRRCGPYGC; translated from the exons ATGAGTTTAAAGGCAATTTTCTTCCTTGGCTTCTTCTTGGTTACATATCTTCATTTTCCCTCTCAAGTAGCGGCTGCTAGAGAATTGGCTGAGACTTCAAACACACTGGACACAT CAAATAATAAAGATGAGTTGACAAACGGGGTTGGTGAAGCAAAATATCCCAGTGGTGATCCATATGGAGGGTATCCCGGTGGTGGGTATACCCCTCCCGT TGGTGATCCATATGGAGGGTATCCCGGTGGTGGGTATACCCCTCCCGTGGAGGGGTATACCCCTCCCGGTGGTGGTGGCAATCCAGGAGTGGGATACGGTGGATATCCCATAGGTGGTTATGGTGGATATCCTAGAG GTGGTTACGGAGGCTATCCTGGTGGAGGTTATGGTGGTAGACGCCGTTGTGGACCTTATGGCTGTTGA
- the LOC140835105 gene encoding probable UDP-N-acetylglucosamine--peptide N-acetylglucosaminyltransferase SEC, with translation MLLNLAHQNYKAGNYKQALEHSKAVYDRNPRRTDNLLLLGAVYYQLHDFDLCIAKNEEALRIDPHFAECYGNMANAWKEKGNIDVAIRYYLIQKNNVDTHILQHITYIREIWGNGLVQTSFL, from the exons ATGCTCTTGAACCTGGCCCATCAGAATTACAAAGCAGGGAACTATAAGCAGGCATTAGAACACAGCAAGGCTGTGTATGATAGAAATCCGCGACGCACTGATAATCTTCTTCTGTTGGGCGCTGTTTATTATCAG TTACATGACTTCGATTTGTGCATTGCGAAGAATGAAGAAGCTCTTAGAATTGATCCACATTTTGCCGAGTGCTATGGGAATATGGCAAATGCTTGGAAA GAGAAAGGCAATATCGATGTCGCTATTCGCTATTACTTGATTCAGAAAAATAATGTGGATACGCACATCCTTCAGCATATTACATACATCCGGGAAATTTGGGGGAATGGCCTAGTTCAAACttcatttttataa
- the LOC140835100 gene encoding uncharacterized protein, whose protein sequence is MVMPSVYAPFSHFTILMELPTSSSPFLAIPQYSGMLPANMKITQHVSLSLAASKDVRGNIDQSFDTTVSTSDGETSGLSSEKAAKGSGTSARGRRLLKVREEKRKREYDRLHNYPSWAKVLEDACKNDSELRAVLGDSIGDPELMRKRVEDRIRGKGRDFRKSKSGSVLAFKVSFRDFNPLDSYIWFELYGSPSDRDVDLLSSVIQSWYLMGRLGAFNSANIQLANLSMEYDPIYDADKGSKVMPSSFHDISDVEFQDNWGRVWVDLGTADFFSLDVLLNCLTVLSSEYLGIQQVVFGGRRMGDWEDGMTNPEYGYKCFKI, encoded by the exons ATGGTCATGCCGTCTGTGTACGCACCATTCTCTCATTTCACCATTTTGATGGAGCTCCCTACCTCTTCATCTCCATTCTTGGCAATCCCTCAATATAGTGGAATGCTTCCTGCTAACATGAAGATTACACAGCACGTGTCTTTGTCTTTAGCTGCATCGAAGGATGTCAGAGGTAATATTGACCAAAGTTTTGATACAACTGTGAGTACGAGTGATGGAGAGACCAGTGGTTTATCAAGTGAGAAGGCTGCCAAAGGGTCAGGGACGTCAGCTAGAGGACGCCGTCTGTTAAAAGTTCGCGAGGAAAAGAGGAAGCGTGAATATGATCGTCTCCATAACTATCCTTCTTGGGCAAA GGTGCTGGAAGATGCTTGTAAAAATGATTCCGAGCTTCGAGCTGTTCTGGGAGACAGCATCGGCGACCCTGAACTCATGAGGAAAAGG gtGGAAGATAGGATTCGTGGGAAGGGACGAGATTTCCGAAAATCTAAATCCGGCTCCGTCCTTGCATTCAAAGTCAGCTTTAGAGA TTTTAATCCTCTTGATTCCTACATATGGTTTGAGCTGTATGGATCACCTTCAGATCGAGATGTTGATCTCCTCAGTAGT GTTATTCAGTCATGGTATCTGATGGGTCGACTAGGCGCATTTAATTCAGCCAATATTCAG TTGGCAAATTTATCCATGGAATACGACCCGATATATGATGCAGATAAAGGTTCTAAGGTGATGCCTTCATCATTTCATGATATAAGTGATGTCGAGTTCCAAGACAACTGGGGTAGAGTCTG GGTAGACCTTGGTACAGCCGATTTCTTTTCACTTGATGTTCTTCTCAACTGCTTGACTGTATTAAGCTCGGA ATATTTAGGAATTCAACAGGTAGTTTTTGGGGGGCGTCGAATGGGAGACTGGGAAGATGGGATGACAAACCCTGAATATGGATACAAATGCTTCAAGATATAA
- the LOC140833615 gene encoding protein SHORT-ROOT-like yields MDRTSILSNEAGFLHTISNPRNNPILDQLDTQGSNFFNQPQSNNTSAASQSTDSVEASDAKWASKLLTECATAMSCKDSTKIHHLLWMLNELASPYGDCDQKLASYFLQALFCKATDSGHRCHRTLISVAEKSHTFDSIRKLILKFQEVSPWTTFGHVASNGAILEALEGESKIHIVDISNTLCTQWPTFLEALATRTDETPSLKLTIVITTSASIVKSVMKEIAPRMEKFARLMGVPFEFKVLSGLNRLGDLTKEGLGVQEDEALAMNCIGALRKVHVEERMDVIKMIQTLRPRVVTIVEEEADFSTNKNDFVKCFEECLRFYTAYFDMLEECFPTTSSEKLMLERECSRTIVRVLACDDESHDHGGDNERRERGVQWAERLRGSGFTSVGYSDDVIDDIKALLKRYRAGWSYVLPTGSVGDASIYLSWKEEPVIWTSVWKP; encoded by the coding sequence ATGGATAGAACTTCAATCCTCTCAAATGAAGCTGGCTTTTTACACACAATTTCCAACCCAAGAAACAATccaattcttgatcagttaGATACACAAGGAAGCAATTTCTTCAACCAGCCTCAAAGCAACAACACATCTGCAGCAAGCCAATCCACGGATTCGGTCGAGGCATCCGATGCGAAGTGGGCATCTAAACTACTCACAGAGTGTGCCACAGCCATGTCTTGCAAGGACTCGACCAAGATCCATCACCTTCTATGGATGTTGAATGAGCTCGCTTCTCCATATGGAGATTGTGATCAAAAGTTGGCCTCTTATTTCTTACAAGCCCTCTTTTGTAAGGCGACCGACTCCGGTCACCGGTGTCACAGAACCCTAATATCGGTTGCAGAAAAGAGCCACACTTTCGATTCTATCCGAAAATTGATCCTGAAATTTCAAGAAGTGAGCCCTTGGACAACTTTTGGTCATGTGGCATCAAATGGAGCCATTTTGGAAGCCTTAGAGGGTGAGTCCAAGATTCATATTGTTGATATAAGCAACACTTTGTGCACACAGTGGCCTACTTTTTTAGAAGCCTTAGCTACAAGGACCGATGAAACGCCTAGTTTAAAGCTGACTATTGTCATAACAACCAGCGCCAGCATCGTCAAGTCGGTTATGAAGGAGATAGCTCCAAGAATGGAGAAGTTTGCAAGGCTCATGGGCGTGCCCTTCGAGTTCAAGGTCTTGAGCGGCCTAAACCGGTTAGGCGACCTTACAAAAGAGGGTTTGGGGGTTCAAGAAGATGAAGCTTTGGCTATGAATTGTATTGGAGCATTGAGAAAAGTTCATGTTGAAGAAAGAATGGATGTCATCAAAATGATCCAAACCCTAAGACCTAGGGTTGTCACAatagttgaagaagaggctgattTTTCCACTAATAAAAACGACTTCGTTAAGTGCTTCGAAGAATGTTTGAGGTTCTATACAGCATACTTTGACATGTTAGAAGAGTGTTTCCCAACTACTAGCAGTGAGAAGTTGATGTTGGAGAGAGAGTGTTCTAGAACCATAGTGAGGGTTTTGGCTTGTGACGATGAAAGTCATGATCATGGAGGGGATAATGAGAGGAGGGAGAGGGGGGTTCAATGGGCGGAAAGGCTCCGGGGTTCGGGTTTTACATCAGTTGGATATAGCGACGATGTCATCGATGATATCAAGGCATTGCTTAAGCGATATCGAGCAGGGTGGTCGTACGTATTACCCACTGGTTCTGTTGGTGATGCAAGTATTTATTTGAGTTGGAAAGAAGAACCTGTAATCTGGACTTCAGTGTGGAAACCCTAA